A genomic segment from Streptomyces antibioticus encodes:
- a CDS encoding ROK family transcriptional regulator, translating into MGRLTGGDPSLLRRINSAVVLHALRATDCATLTEITRVTGLSRPTVEGVVEDLITAGLVVETAADESVARRQGRPARRFRFRAEAGHLLGLEIGPHRVAALLADLDGRVLGAQAKDVDETAPADERLERLRTAVAELLRRAAVPRSSLRAVGVATPGIVEADGTIRLSTALPEWTGLRLGERLSRSFKCPVLVENDANAAAVAEHWKGSATESDDVVFVLAGLSPGAGSLIGGRLHRGYGGAAGEIGALHLLGRGVTPETLLSTTDEPLHPLDEQAVAEVFAQARQGDQRARAAVDRFLQRLVHDVAALVLALDPELVVIGGWAAGLDGVLEPLRRELARYCLRPPKVVLSLLGEAAVATGALRLALDHVEEQLFAVEGTVTGRSTVGQV; encoded by the coding sequence GTGGGTCGGCTGACCGGCGGGGATCCCTCGCTGCTGCGAAGGATCAACTCCGCGGTGGTGCTGCACGCGCTGCGTGCCACGGACTGCGCCACGCTCACGGAGATCACCCGGGTGACAGGACTGTCCCGGCCGACCGTCGAGGGAGTGGTCGAGGACCTGATCACGGCGGGGCTCGTGGTCGAGACGGCGGCCGACGAGAGTGTCGCCCGGCGGCAGGGGCGGCCCGCGCGGCGCTTCCGGTTCCGGGCCGAGGCCGGCCATCTGCTGGGCCTCGAGATCGGACCGCACCGGGTGGCGGCGCTCCTGGCCGACCTGGACGGCCGGGTGCTGGGCGCGCAGGCCAAGGACGTCGACGAGACGGCGCCGGCGGACGAGCGGCTGGAACGGCTGCGCACCGCCGTCGCCGAGTTGCTGCGCCGCGCGGCTGTGCCGCGCAGTTCGCTGCGGGCGGTGGGCGTCGCGACCCCCGGCATCGTCGAGGCGGACGGCACGATACGGCTGAGCACCGCGCTGCCGGAGTGGACGGGGCTGCGCCTCGGCGAGCGGCTGAGCCGTTCCTTCAAGTGCCCGGTGCTGGTGGAGAACGACGCCAACGCGGCGGCCGTCGCCGAGCACTGGAAGGGTTCCGCGACCGAGTCCGACGACGTGGTGTTCGTCCTCGCCGGACTCAGTCCGGGCGCCGGCTCGCTGATCGGCGGACGGCTGCACCGGGGGTACGGCGGGGCGGCCGGGGAGATCGGCGCACTGCACCTGCTGGGCCGGGGCGTGACGCCGGAGACGCTCCTGTCGACCACCGACGAGCCGTTGCACCCGCTGGACGAGCAGGCGGTGGCCGAGGTGTTCGCACAGGCCCGCCAGGGCGACCAGCGGGCACGGGCGGCCGTGGACCGCTTCCTCCAGCGGCTCGTCCACGACGTGGCCGCGCTGGTGCTGGCCCTCGACCCCGAACTCGTCGTGATCGGCGGCTGGGCGGCCGGTCTGGACGGCGTACTGGAGCCGCTGCGGCGGGAGTTGGCGCGTTATTGCCTGCGCCCGCCGAAAGTGGTGCTGTCCCTGCTCGGCGAGGCGGCGGTGGCAACGGGCGCGCTACGGCTGGCCCTCGACCACGTCGAGGAGCAACTCTTCGCGGTGGAGGGGACGGTGACGGGCCGCTCCACGGTGGGGCAGGTGTGA
- a CDS encoding GntR family transcriptional regulator, translating into MGTTHLESVPEPKYWHLKTVLSEALDSEFTVGEILPNERELAARFGVARATLRQALEQLELEGRLQRRRGVGTTVAPPRMGVAVGTGQQAWPGGGDDAWRAVDSTDAVPPSTVATALEIPREQSVHIVRRSRVSHGQPVAAELLYVPHASVPDLSAIDTANQAARARAVLRELQRLQLDTQDRAVELGSARADDAKELDRLPGAPVLVVTTRFFAAGRTAALSVATYRADTCRLTFGASGGVEIHHGPERRAS; encoded by the coding sequence GTGGGGACCACGCATCTGGAATCGGTACCGGAACCGAAGTACTGGCATCTCAAGACCGTGCTCAGCGAGGCGCTCGACTCCGAGTTCACGGTCGGCGAGATCCTGCCGAACGAGCGTGAGCTGGCCGCCCGCTTCGGCGTCGCGCGCGCGACGCTCCGTCAGGCCCTGGAGCAGCTCGAACTGGAAGGCCGTCTCCAGCGCCGCCGGGGGGTCGGCACGACGGTCGCGCCGCCCCGCATGGGGGTCGCCGTGGGCACCGGACAGCAGGCGTGGCCGGGGGGCGGCGACGACGCCTGGCGGGCCGTGGACAGCACGGACGCGGTGCCGCCGTCCACCGTCGCGACCGCACTGGAGATCCCGCGCGAGCAGAGCGTCCACATCGTGCGGCGCTCCCGTGTCTCGCACGGCCAGCCGGTCGCCGCCGAACTGCTCTACGTGCCGCACGCCTCGGTGCCCGACCTGTCCGCGATCGACACCGCGAACCAGGCCGCACGCGCGCGTGCGGTGCTGCGCGAACTCCAGCGCCTTCAGCTCGACACCCAGGACCGCGCCGTGGAGCTGGGCTCCGCCCGCGCGGACGACGCGAAGGAACTCGACCGGCTGCCCGGCGCGCCCGTCCTCGTCGTCACCACCCGCTTCTTCGCCGCGGGCCGCACCGCCGCCCTGTCGGTGGCGACCTACCGCGCCGACACCTGCCGTCTGACCTTCGGCGCGTCAGGAGGCGTGGAGATACACCACGGCCCGGAACGCCGGGCGTCCTGA
- a CDS encoding alpha/beta fold hydrolase, with the protein MSATVSFPVPAPSGPQTVTVSYTRVGVGEPLLLLHGIGHHRQAWDPVVDILATERDVIAVDLPGFGVSPALPDGLAYDLPTTTAVFDAFCRALELDRPHAAGNSLGGLLALELGREKLVRSVTALSPAGFWSEAERRYAFGILLTMRKISRRMPLPMVERLARSAAGRAALTSTIYARPARRSPDAVVAETLALAGATGFDQTLRAGGSVLFTDDVPDIPVTVGWGTRDWLLVRRQGVRAKQVIPRARLVRLPGCGHCPMNDDPALVARVILDGSR; encoded by the coding sequence ATGTCCGCCACCGTCTCCTTCCCGGTGCCCGCCCCCAGCGGCCCACAGACCGTCACGGTCTCGTACACGCGCGTGGGTGTGGGTGAGCCGCTGCTCCTGCTGCACGGTATCGGTCACCACCGGCAGGCATGGGACCCCGTGGTGGACATTCTGGCCACCGAGCGGGACGTGATCGCGGTCGATCTGCCGGGCTTCGGCGTCTCCCCGGCCCTGCCCGACGGGCTGGCCTACGACCTGCCGACGACGACCGCCGTCTTCGACGCGTTCTGCCGCGCGCTGGAGCTGGACCGGCCGCACGCGGCGGGCAACTCGCTGGGCGGGCTGCTGGCCCTGGAACTGGGCCGGGAGAAGCTGGTGCGGTCCGTCACCGCGCTGTCCCCGGCCGGGTTCTGGTCCGAGGCGGAGCGGCGGTACGCGTTCGGGATCCTGCTGACCATGCGCAAGATCTCCCGCCGGATGCCGCTGCCGATGGTCGAGCGGCTGGCCCGGTCGGCGGCCGGGCGCGCGGCGCTGACCAGCACCATCTACGCCCGTCCGGCGCGCCGTTCACCGGACGCCGTGGTCGCCGAGACGCTGGCGCTGGCCGGGGCCACCGGCTTCGACCAGACCCTGCGGGCCGGCGGCTCCGTGCTGTTCACCGACGACGTCCCGGACATCCCGGTGACCGTCGGCTGGGGCACCCGCGACTGGCTGCTCGTGCGCCGCCAGGGCGTCCGCGCCAAGCAGGTCATCCCGCGCGCCCGCCTGGTGCGGCTGCCCGGCTGCGGTCACTGCCCCATGAACGACGACCCGGCGCTGGTCGCGCGCGTGATCCTCGACGGCAGCCGCTGA
- the pdxR gene encoding MocR-like pyridoxine biosynthesis transcription factor PdxR: MTSSGTNPNGTNGPTPFSAAWEVLLPAAAAPARSRGRALQGALREAVRSRRLAPGTRLPSSRDLAADLGVSRGLVTEAYEQLTAEGYLRSGRGAGTWVGGAVRAVPARARDLAPRVPGAAADFVPGTPDLALFPRTAWAAAQRGVLAELPHADLGYPDPRGLPRLRTALAALLARRRGVVADPERLVIVSGVAQAMALLGLAMRARGWDTVGVEDPGSPQHGDLYAAAGVTAVPLPLDGDGLALGPLRASGVRAVVVTPAHQFPTGIAYSARRRAELLDWARSVDGFVLEDDYDGDFRYDRAPVGALQGLDPERVVYTGSVSKSLAPGLRLGWMLVPEALAEEVVERKRTLDLGHPTLDQALFARFVERGDHDRQLRRCQRAYRERRDTLVAALGEHFPGARVSGIAAGLHVIAELPPRHGPRAEFLARAGAAGVRVRALTEYTHARTGDAGPGDGGVRLVLGYAHLPSARIRDGVRVLARAVGAE; encoded by the coding sequence ATGACGTCATCGGGGACCAATCCGAACGGAACGAACGGACCGACCCCCTTCTCGGCCGCCTGGGAGGTACTGCTGCCGGCCGCCGCCGCACCGGCCCGCTCACGGGGGCGGGCGTTGCAGGGCGCGCTGCGGGAGGCGGTGCGGTCGAGGCGGCTGGCGCCGGGCACCCGGCTGCCCTCCAGCCGGGATCTCGCCGCCGACCTGGGGGTGTCGCGGGGGCTGGTCACGGAGGCGTACGAGCAGCTCACGGCCGAGGGCTATCTGCGCAGCGGCCGGGGCGCCGGGACCTGGGTGGGCGGCGCCGTGCGGGCGGTCCCCGCACGCGCGCGTGACCTGGCGCCCCGGGTCCCGGGCGCGGCGGCCGACTTCGTGCCGGGCACCCCGGATCTGGCGCTGTTCCCGCGCACCGCCTGGGCCGCCGCGCAGCGGGGCGTGCTGGCCGAACTGCCGCACGCCGACCTGGGATACCCGGATCCGCGCGGGCTGCCCCGGCTGCGCACCGCGCTCGCCGCGCTGCTCGCCCGCCGCCGGGGCGTGGTCGCCGATCCCGAACGGCTGGTGATCGTCTCCGGGGTGGCCCAGGCGATGGCGCTGCTGGGGCTCGCGATGCGGGCGCGCGGCTGGGACACGGTCGGCGTCGAGGACCCGGGGAGTCCGCAGCACGGCGACCTGTACGCGGCGGCGGGCGTCACCGCCGTACCCCTGCCGCTCGACGGGGACGGGCTGGCGCTCGGGCCGTTGCGGGCGTCGGGGGTGCGGGCGGTGGTGGTGACTCCGGCGCACCAGTTCCCGACCGGGATCGCCTACTCGGCGCGGCGGCGCGCCGAACTCCTGGACTGGGCACGGTCGGTGGACGGTTTCGTGCTGGAGGACGACTACGACGGCGACTTCCGCTACGACCGGGCGCCGGTGGGCGCGCTCCAGGGACTGGACCCGGAGCGGGTGGTGTACACGGGGTCGGTCAGCAAGTCGCTGGCGCCGGGGCTGCGGCTCGGCTGGATGCTCGTGCCCGAGGCGCTGGCGGAGGAGGTCGTGGAGCGCAAGCGGACGCTGGACCTCGGCCATCCGACGCTGGACCAGGCACTGTTCGCGCGGTTCGTGGAACGCGGCGACCACGACCGGCAGTTGCGCCGCTGCCAACGGGCGTACCGGGAGCGGCGGGACACGCTCGTGGCCGCGCTCGGGGAGCACTTCCCGGGGGCGCGGGTGTCGGGGATCGCGGCGGGTCTGCACGTCATCGCGGAGCTTCCGCCGCGCCACGGGCCGCGGGCGGAGTTCCTGGCGCGGGCCGGGGCGGCCGGGGTGCGGGTGCGGGCGCTGACGGAGTACACGCACGCGCGAACCGGGGACGCGGGCCCGGGTGACGGCGGGGTGCGGCTGGTCCTGGGGTACGCCCATCTGCCGTCGGCGCGGATCCGGGACGGGGTGCGGGTGCTGGCGCGGGCGGTCGGCGCGGAGTGA
- a CDS encoding GNAT family N-acetyltransferase, whose protein sequence is MTDARGAKHGHPVHHWLRDLVKWARRHGHAPPTSDTGARPPSTEGQAGPSALPGQAGGASTLWRMRTTVKDEPGALAALCTALAGHRVDILSLQTHPLGADTVDEFLLRAPGALGADEITRAVSLAGGADTWIERADAHDLVDAPTRVLGLATRTALDAAELPLALRQLLGRCTIRSLPAKPAGGGRGPAGVPVEGVLEDTVMRLRAPEGGVITVERPYLPFTPTEFARARALVELDARLGPRVPGGQDVLTLPEGNDIAVRRADTSDLAAAREMHERCSPRTLGMRYHGPVGDADRYLNHLLSPRFGRTLAVQTTSGRIVGLGHLLWDGDETEVALLVEDEWQRRGIGAELLGRLVALAVEAGCASVYAVTQSSNTGMVAAMRGLGLPLDYQIEEGTLVITARLDRAAVRTESSAALGERVARD, encoded by the coding sequence ATGACTGACGCGCGGGGCGCGAAACACGGACACCCCGTCCACCACTGGCTGCGCGACCTCGTGAAGTGGGCACGCCGCCACGGACACGCACCGCCGACAAGTGATACCGGCGCCCGGCCGCCCTCCACCGAGGGACAGGCCGGGCCGTCCGCGCTTCCGGGCCAGGCCGGCGGCGCGAGCACGCTGTGGCGGATGCGGACCACCGTGAAGGACGAACCGGGGGCGCTGGCCGCGCTGTGCACGGCGCTGGCGGGCCACCGGGTGGACATCCTGAGCCTCCAGACGCATCCGCTGGGCGCGGACACGGTGGACGAGTTCCTGCTGCGCGCGCCCGGCGCGCTCGGCGCCGACGAGATCACCCGGGCCGTGTCCCTGGCGGGCGGGGCGGACACCTGGATCGAGCGGGCCGACGCCCACGATCTGGTGGACGCCCCCACCCGGGTGCTGGGCCTGGCCACCCGCACCGCGCTGGACGCGGCCGAACTTCCGCTCGCGCTGCGGCAGTTGCTGGGCCGGTGCACGATCCGCTCGCTGCCCGCCAAGCCCGCGGGCGGCGGCCGGGGACCGGCCGGGGTGCCCGTGGAAGGGGTGCTGGAGGACACCGTGATGCGGCTGCGGGCGCCGGAGGGCGGTGTGATCACCGTGGAGCGGCCGTATCTGCCGTTCACCCCGACCGAGTTCGCCCGCGCGCGTGCCCTGGTGGAGCTGGACGCCCGGCTCGGCCCGCGCGTGCCCGGCGGCCAGGACGTACTGACGCTGCCCGAGGGCAACGACATCGCCGTGCGCCGGGCCGACACGAGCGACCTGGCGGCGGCCCGGGAGATGCACGAGCGGTGCTCGCCGCGCACCCTCGGCATGCGCTACCACGGGCCCGTCGGGGACGCCGACCGCTACCTGAACCACCTGCTCAGCCCCCGCTTCGGCCGCACGCTCGCCGTGCAGACGACGTCCGGCCGGATCGTCGGCCTCGGCCATCTGCTGTGGGACGGCGACGAGACCGAGGTCGCGCTGCTCGTCGAGGACGAGTGGCAGCGGCGCGGCATCGGCGCCGAACTCCTCGGCCGGCTGGTCGCGCTGGCCGTCGAGGCGGGCTGCGCGAGCGTGTACGCGGTGACGCAGTCCTCCAACACCGGCATGGTCGCCGCCATGCGCGGGCTCGGTCTGCCGCTCGACTACCAGATCGAGGAGGGCACCCTCGTGATCACCGCCCGCCTGGACCGGGCGGCGGTCCGCACGGAGTCGTCCGCGGCTCTCGGTGAACGGGTCGCCCGCGACTGA
- a CDS encoding trans-sulfuration enzyme family protein produces the protein MDSAAASTSTYDDVRPSATTPRALATEAVHAGRDDLARQGLHAPPIDLSTTYPSYDSRAEAARIDAFAATGAEPDGPPVYGRLGNPTVARFETALARLEGTESAVAFASGMAALSAVLLARASMGLRHVVAVRPLYGCSDHLLTAGLLGSEVTWTDPAGTADALRPDTGLVLVESPANPTLAEVDLRAVAHACGSVPLLVDNTFATPVLQRPAEQGARLVLHSATKYLGGHGDVLAGVVACDEEFAGRLRQVRFATGGVLHPLAGYLLLRGLATLPVRVRAASANAAELARRLADDPRVARVHYPRIGGAMVAFEVHGDPHDVIAGVRLITPAVSLGSVDTLIQHPASISHRIVDADERRGAGVSDRLLRLSVGLEDVDDLWRDLRGALGAVAVKV, from the coding sequence CTCAGCCGCAGCGAGCACCTCCACGTACGACGACGTACGTCCGTCCGCGACGACGCCCCGTGCCCTGGCCACCGAGGCCGTGCACGCCGGCCGGGACGATCTGGCCCGGCAGGGCCTGCACGCCCCGCCGATCGATCTGTCCACCACCTACCCCTCGTACGACAGCCGTGCCGAGGCCGCCCGGATCGACGCGTTCGCCGCGACCGGCGCCGAGCCGGACGGCCCGCCGGTCTACGGGCGGCTGGGCAATCCGACGGTCGCCCGGTTCGAGACGGCCCTCGCCCGCCTCGAGGGCACCGAGAGCGCGGTCGCGTTCGCCAGCGGCATGGCGGCGCTGAGCGCGGTCCTCCTCGCCCGCGCCTCCATGGGCCTGCGGCACGTCGTGGCGGTGCGCCCCCTGTACGGATGCAGCGACCATCTGCTGACCGCCGGGCTGCTCGGCTCGGAGGTCACCTGGACCGACCCGGCCGGGACAGCGGACGCGCTGCGCCCCGACACGGGCCTCGTGCTGGTCGAGTCACCGGCGAACCCGACGCTCGCCGAGGTCGACCTGCGGGCCGTCGCCCACGCCTGCGGTTCCGTGCCGCTGCTGGTCGACAACACCTTCGCCACCCCGGTGCTCCAGCGGCCCGCCGAGCAGGGCGCGCGCCTGGTGCTGCACAGCGCCACCAAGTACCTCGGCGGCCACGGGGACGTCCTGGCCGGGGTGGTGGCCTGCGACGAGGAGTTCGCCGGGCGGCTGCGGCAGGTGCGGTTCGCGACCGGCGGGGTGCTGCACCCGCTCGCCGGCTATCTGCTGCTGCGCGGCCTCGCCACCCTCCCGGTGCGGGTCCGGGCCGCCTCCGCCAACGCCGCCGAACTGGCCCGGCGGCTGGCCGACGACCCGCGGGTGGCGCGCGTGCACTATCCGCGGATCGGCGGCGCGATGGTCGCCTTCGAGGTGCACGGCGATCCGCACGACGTGATCGCCGGCGTCCGGCTGATCACCCCGGCCGTCAGCCTGGGCAGCGTCGACACCCTGATCCAGCACCCGGCGTCCATCAGCCACCGCATCGTGGACGCGGACGAGCGCCGGGGCGCCGGCGTGAGCGACCGGCTGCTGCGGCTGTCGGTGGGGCTTGAGGACGTCGACGACCTGTGGCGGGATCTGCGGGGCGCGCTCGGCGCCGTGGCCGTGAAGGTGTGA